A region from the Panicum hallii strain FIL2 chromosome 1, PHallii_v3.1, whole genome shotgun sequence genome encodes:
- the LOC112878880 gene encoding uncharacterized protein LOC112878880, which yields MRDVRLRLDLQVILVLCLLVPVFLQDHVTSYDGGEPSMCKHVNCEESEMEVPSTEKQESYRWIARKLTRPLQIPIMSSIAVRRKLAPGTHPPAWDGRHPIHVTPGSHN from the exons ATGAGAGATGTTCGGCTCCGCCTTGACTTACAAGTAATCCTTGTGTTGTGTCTTCTTGTGCCAGTGTTTCTGCAGGACCATGTCACCAGCTACGACGGTGGTGAACCTTCGATGTGCAAGCACG TGAACTGCGAGGAATCAGAGATGGAAGTGCCCAGCACAGAGAAGCAAGAGAGCTACCGATGGATTGCAAGAAAATTGACCAGACCACTTCAAATTCCGATCATGTCATCAATTGCTGTGCGGAGAAAATTAGCCCCCGGGACGCATCCAC CTGCCTGGGATGGAAGGCACCCGATTCATGTCACTCCTGGTTCACATAACTAA
- the LOC112878881 gene encoding probable LRR receptor-like serine/threonine-protein kinase At3g47570, translating into MISLGASRVKLIPLLAFLIFSCSLPLATSDDTDTDRQALLCFKSQISDPSGALVSWSNISLNFCNWKGVTCSAQTPFRVMALNLSSDGLSGPVPPCVGNLSAIRSIDLSNNTFHGSIPTELGSLSQITYLNLSINSLDGRNIPSLLGSSPSLVYLDLGSNHLTGGIPEFLANSSSLQVLRLMQNSLTGEIPPSLFNTSTLTTIYLQSNKLVGPIPTVTGTAAPIKMLSLAQNSLTGEIPASLGNLSSLIRLSLAVNNLVGSIPESLSNIPSLERLILTINNLSGPVPQSIFNMSSLKFLEMANNSLTARLPQDIGYRLPNLQSLILSKTQLSGGIPASLANGSKLEMIYLVSTGLSGTMPSFGSLPNLRELDLSYNQLEPGDWSFLSSLANCTQLKWLFLDGNGMRGSLPSSIGNLPSQLEWLWLNQNKFTGGIPMEIGNLRSLKVLYMDLNLFTGSIPPAIGNLSNLLVLSFAQNNLSGHVPDSIGNLDQLTEFYLDGNNFSGNIPESLGKWRQLQKLNVSHNSFNGSIPSEIFNISSLSQSLDLSNNFFTGPIPMEIGRLINLGSITISNNRLTGDIPSTLGKCVLLEFLRMEGNFLTGNIPESIVNLKSIKEMDLSRNKLSGKIPEFLTLLSSLQALNLSLNDFEGPVPSSGIFSNSSRVFLKGNHRLCANTPRSSLSLCPELGSKGENKSVVLKIVIPIAVSAVVILLLCLVVILVRRRKEEPSLQHSSVHKEKITYEDIAKATNGFSQVNLVGLGSFGAVYKGILLFEDDPVAIKVFNLNQYGAPKSFVSECEALRTTRHRNLVKVITLCSTVDPTGSDFKALIFQYMPNGSLDRWLHPEDHGYDKKRFLSLGERINMALDIAYALDYLHNQCPTPIIHCDLKPSNVLLDLEMTAYVSDFGLARFMCTTSIAVPANSTSLANLKGSIGYIPPEYGMGGPISSKGDVYSYGVLLLEMFTGRCPTDEKFKDGMSLHRHVATNFPDDVAEILDPTMLTNDIDGGNSEMIQSCVLPMLKLGLLCSMASPRDRLGMAQVSAAILDIKHVFHELYSGGISMSDM; encoded by the exons ATGATTAGCTTAGGTGCATCCCGTGTAAAGCTCATACCACTTCTGGCTTTTCTGATCTTCTCATGCTCCTTGCCATTAGCAACTAGCGATGACACTGATACTGATCGACAAGCCCTCCTCTGCTTCAAGTCTCAAATCTCTGATCCTAGTGGAGCCTTAGTCTCTTGGAGCAACATATCCCTTAACTTCTGCAACTGGAAAGGTGTTACATGCAGCGCACAGACCCCATTTCGAGTCATGGCACTAAACCTGAGCTCTGACGGTCTTAGTGGCCCAGTACCACCTTGTGTAGGCAACCTGAGTGCCATTAGAAGCATTGACTTGTCAAACAATACATTCCATGGAAGCATCCCAACTGAACTTGGGAGCCTGAGCCAAATCACCTACCTCAACCTAAGCATCAACTCTCTTGATGGAC GCAATATACCGTCATTGCTAGGCAGCAGCCCATCTCTTGTCTATCTCGATCTTGGGTCTAATCATCTAACAGGAGGAATACCAGAGTTCTTGGCAAATAGCTCATCTCTTCAAGTGCTTAGGCTCATGCAAAATAGCCTTACTGGGGAGATCCCCCCTTCGCTCTTCAACACTTCCACTCTGACTACCATTTACCTCCAGAGTAACAAATTAGTTGGCCCCATACCAACTGTCACAGGAACTGCTGCACCTATTAAAATGCTAAGTCTAGCCCAGAATAGTCTTACAGGTGAGATACCAGCCTCACTGGGAAACCTTTCCTCCCTGATTCGTTTGTCGCTTGCAGTAAATAACTTGGTGGGAAGCATTCCAGAAAGCTTAAGTAACATCCCTTCCCTTGAGAGGTTGATTCTCACAATCAACAACTTGTCTGGACCAGTGCCTCAATCTATTTTCAACATGTCTTCTTTGAAATTTCTAGAGATGGCCAATAACTCACTCACCGCACGGCTGCCACAAGACATTGGCTACAGGCTTCCAAACCTGCAGAGCTTGATTCTGTCAAAAACACAATTGAGTGGGGGGATTCCGGCTTCTCTTGCAAATGGATCCAAACTAGAAATGATTTATCTTGTCAGCACTGGACTTAGTGGGACAATGCCATCCTTTGGGTCCTTACCAAACCTACGGGAGCTTGATCTTTCCTACAACCAGCTTGAACCAGGTGATTGGAGCTTCCTCTCATCCCTTGCAAACTGTACTCAACTAAAATGGCTATTCTTGGATGGGAATGGTATGCGAGGAAGTTTGCCAAGTTCTATTGGCAACCTTCCCTCGCAACTGGAGTGGCTATGGCTCAATCAAAACAAATTTACTGGAGGAATTCCAATGGAGATAGGAAACCTTAGGAGCCTCAAAGtgttgtatatggatctgaaccTGTTCACTGGCAGTATACCACCTGCCATAGGAAATTTGAGCAATTTATTGGTTCTAAGCTTTGCACAAAATAACCTTTCTGGACATGTTCCTGACTCTATTGGCAACCTTGACCAACTAACTGAGTTTTATCTGGATGGGAACAACTTCAGTGGGAACATACCTGAAAGTTTAGGCAAATGGAGACAATTACAGAAACTGAATGTCTCTCACAATTCCTTCAATGGAAGCATCCCAAGTGAGATCTTCAATATCTCATCACTTTCACAAAGCTTGGATTTGTCAAACAATTTCTTTACTGGGCCCATACCGATGGAGATCGGCAGACTCATCAATCTTGGAAGCATTACTATTTCCAACAACCGCTTGACTGGTGATATTCCATCTACTCTGGGCAAGTGTGTGCTTTTGGAATTTCTTCGCATGGAAGGGAATTTTCTTACTGGAAATATTCCAGAATCTATCGTGAACTTGAAAAGCATCAAGGAAATGGATCTCTCTAGAAACAAATTATCAGGGAAAATTCCAGAGTTCCTCACCTTGTTGAGTTCTTTGCAGGCACTCAATTTGTCACTAAATGATTTTGAAGGACCAGTACCATCAAGTGGTATCTTTAGCAATTCCAGCAGAGTGTTCCTTAAAGGAAACCACAGGTTATGTGCAAATACTCCAAGGTCAAGCCTGTCCCTTTGCCCAGAATTGGGATCAAAGGGGGAAAACAAATCTGTTGTTTTGAAGATAGTGATCCCGATTGCAGTGTCAGCTGTTGTAATTTTATTGTTATGTTTAGTTGTCATTCTTGTCAGGAGAAGAAAAGAGGAACCAAGTTTGCAGCACTCCAGTGTGCACAAAGAGAAAATAACGTATGAAGACATTGCCAAGGCTACAAATGGGTTCTCTCAAGTAAACTTGGTTGGCTTGGGATCCTTCGGTGCTGTTTACAAGGGGATTTTGCTTTTTGAGGATGATCCGGTTGCTATTAAGGTTTTTAACCTTAACCAGTATGGAGCACCCAAAAGCTTTGTTTCGGAGTGTGAAGCATTAAGAACTACTCGCCACCGGAATCTTGTCAAAGTCATTACTTTATGCTCTACAGTTGATCCTACTGGCTCAGATTTTAAAGCACTTATCTTTCAGTATATGCCTAATGGGAGCCTTGACAGGTGGCTACACCCCGAGGACCATGGTTATGACAAGAAAAGATTCCTGAGTTTGGGGGAAAGGATTAACATGGCCCTGGACATTGCATATGCTTTAGATTATCTCCATAACCAATGTCCAACTCCAATAATACATTGTGACCTGAAGCCGAGCAATGTTCTTCTAGATCTTGAAATGACTGCATATGTCAGTGACTTTGGGTTGGCACGATTCATGTGTACTACTTCAATTGCAGTGCCTGCTAATTCTACAAGTTTGGCCAACCTCAAAGGATCCATTGGATATATTCCACCAG AATATGGCATGGGTGGACCCATCTCATCGAAGGGTGATGTATACAGCTATGGAGTTCTTTTGCTAGAGATGTTCACTGGAAGATGCCCTACTGATGAGAAATTCAAGGATGGCATGAGCCTCCACAGACATGTGGCAACCAATTTTCCTGATGACGTAGCAGAGATTTTAGACCCAACTATGCTTACAAATGACATAGATGGTGGAAATTCGGAAATGATACAGAGCTGTGTCCTCCCAATGCTAAAGTTGGGCCTCTTGTGCTCCATGGCATCGCCACGAGATCGATTAGGAATGGCACAAGTTTCTGCTGCAATACTCGACATCAAACATGTGTTTCATGAGCTTTACAGTGGGGGAATCAGCATGAGTGATATGTAA
- the LOC112878879 gene encoding uncharacterized protein LOC112878879 translates to MKVFRFRIELIWIILSLCLLLQGPVLVAYNGNGPSACEHVEYSDNKPEVTVSGMENQEGHQLIRSKFTRSLRFTVVPMPSRRSLLPYWDGKHPIPITQRAPARPPFRKPPRPGN, encoded by the exons ATGAAAGTTTTTCGGTTTCGCATTGAGCTAATATGGATTATCTTGTCACTTTGCCTTCTTCTGCAAGGCCCTGTCCTTGTTGCCTACAATGGCAACGGACCTTCAGCCTGTGAACATG TGGAGTACAGCGATAATAAGCCAGAGGTGACGGTTTCTGGCATGGAGAATCAAGAAGGCCATCAGTTAATTCGTAGTAAATTCACCAGATCTCTTCGGTTTACAGTCGTGCCTATGCCTTCAAGGAGAAGTCTACTCC CCTATTGGGATGGAAAACACCCAATTCCTATCACTCAGAGAGCACCAGCACGACCTCCCTTCAGGAAGCCGCCCAGGCCAGGCAACTGA
- the LOC112878882 gene encoding ABC transporter A family member 5-like — protein sequence MTSQAPTSTNLTWLSHTTHHTRVSNAYLQLRGSDTKMQFEFVKDMPRAAQPEMTIDISFLVGKVIFVWMIMLLFPVILSNLVYEKQQKLRTIMKMHGLGDMAYWTISYCYFLLLSLLYMLFLVVFGSWAVTGYLFTIGSGYLAEYLFRPIFEDMSLSRSWTTLMEFFPPFSLYRIIYEFSPPPSPFYRTDFSGIQWGDLSDRKNGMKEILIIMALEWATFLLLTFFLDEFGTLRNGIRKMVSVCHSSVDESSPASQKQTIQLQEFKYSVEMDRIDVLREREIVEQLLQESDSGYSIICDNLKKVYHGKDGNAEKIAVTGLSLSMQRGQCFGILGPNGAGKTSLISMLTGFTKPTSGTAYINGMDIRLDMGKIYTGIGVCPQFDLLWETLTGREHLMFYCRLKNLRCAALDRAVEQSLKSVRLFDGGVADKRVAEYSGGMKRRLSVAISLIGDPKVVYMDEPSSGLDPASRRALWNAVMSAKQNRAIILTTHSMEEAEALCDRIGIMVNGSLQCIGNSKELRAKYGGTYVLTVTTAASEEEVVEQLVRSLCPAANRVYRISGTQKFEMPKQGLRISQVLQVMEHAKSWLNIAAWGLSDATLEDVFIKVASESDISSV from the exons ATGACCTCACAAGCTCCGACCTCAACAAATTTAACTTGgttatctcatacaactcatcATACAAGG GTCTCAAATGCATACCTTCAGTTAAGGGGCAGTGATACCAAGATGCAATTTGAGTTTGTTAAAGACATGCCTAGAGCTGCTCAACCTGAAATGACTATTGATATATCTTTCTTAGTGGGGAAGGTGATTTTTGTATGGATGATAATGCTTCTTTTCCCG GTCATCCTGAGCAATTTAGTCTACGAGAAACAACAGAAGCTAAGAACTATAATGAAGATGCATGGCCTAGGAGATATGGCATACTGGACTATATCATATTGTTATTTTCTTCTTCTATCGCTACTGTATATGCTCTTCTTGGTTGTTTTCGGCTCATGGGCTG TGACTGGATATCTCTTCACAATTGGGTCTGGCTATTTAGCAGAATATTTGTTCAGGCCTATTTTTGAAGATATGTCCCTCTCAA GAAGCTGGACTACACTGATGGAGTTCTTCCCGCCATTTTCTTTGTACCGCATAATCTACGAGTTTTCTCCACCTCCATCACCATTCTATCGTACGGACTTTTCTGGAATACAGTGGGGAGACTTGAGTGATCGCAAAAATGGAATGAAAGAGATTCTCATCATAATGGCACTTGAGTGGGCCACGTTCCTTTTGTTAACATTCTTTTTGGATGAATTTGGTACCCTCAGAAATGGAATCAGAAAAATGGTATCAGTTTGTCACTCAAGCGTGGATGAGAGTTCTCCGGCTTCTCAGAAGCAGACTATTCAGCTTCAAGAATTCAAATATTCAGTTGAAATGGACAGGATTGATGTTTTGAGAGAG AGGGAGATAGTTGAACAGCTCTTACAAGAATCAGATAGTGGTTATTCGATCATATGTGACAATCTTAAGAAAGTGTACCATGGAAAAGATGGAAATGCGGAGAAAATTGCAGTGACAGGGTTATCGCTTTCTATGCAACGAGGACAATGTTTTGGAATTCTTGGTCCAAATGGTGCTGGGAAAACGTCTCTTATTAGCATG TTGACTGGATTTACTAAACCTACATCTGGCACGGCTTATATTAATGGAATGGACATACGATTGGACATGGGCAAGATTTATACAGGAATTGGTGTTTGTCCACAATTTGA CTTGCTATGGGAAACACTGACGGGTCGAGAGCATTTGATGTTTTACTGCAGGCTTAAGAATTTGAGATGTGCAGCATTAGATAGG GCTGTAGAACAATCTCTGAAAAGTGTACGCTTATTTGATGGTGGTGTTGCTGATAAGCGTGTGGCAGAATACAGCGGTGGCATGAAGCGTCGTCTCAGCGTTGCTATATCCCTAATTGGTGATCCTAAG GTTGTTTACATGGACGAACCAAGTTCTGGATTGGATCCAGCATCAAGGAGAGCACTGTGGAATGCTGTGATGTCTGCCAAACAGAACAGGGCCATCATTCTCACAA CGCATTCGATGGAAGAGGCCGAAGCTCTATGTGACAGGATAGGAATCATGGTAAACGGGAGCCTGCAGTGCATTGGGAACTCAAAAGAG CTGAGAGCCAAGTACGGTGGCACATACGTGCTAACCGTAACAACTGCGGCGAgcgaggaggaggtggtggagcagcTGGTCCGGTCGCTCTGCCCTGCGGCGAACAGAGTGTACCGCATCTCAGGGACGCAGAAGTTTGAGATGCCGAAGCAGGGTCTGAGGATCAGCCAAGTGCTTCAGGTCATGGAGCATGCCAAGAGCTGGCTGAACATCGCTGCCTGGGGCCTCTCTGATGCAACGCTTGAAGATGTCTTCATCAAAGTTGCCAGCGAGAGTGACATATCCTCTGTCTAG